The DNA sequence CGACCGCGTTGCCGGCGTCGTTGATGTCGGCCTGCGCGGGGTACACCTCGAAGTGGACGTGCGGCCAGCGGCCGTCGTAGCAGGCCGGGACGATGCTGGTGAAGCGCACCGTCCCGTCGCTGCCGGCGACCTGGACCCCCCGCAGGTAGTTCTCGGCCCCCAGCCCCTCGGAGTACAGGGAGTACCGGCCTTCCCGGTCGCAGTGCCAGACGTAGACCGCGGCACCGGCCATGCCGGCGGCGGCCATGTCGGTGATCGTGAGCTCCAGGGTCATCGGCACCCCGGCCGCGGTCGCCGAGCCGCTGCCGAAGCTCGACCGGATGTCGCTGCGCACCACCCCGGACTCGGTGAGCACGTTCGCGCCGTTGGAGCCGTCGCCGGGGTACGGGCCCGCCGTCTCGTCCGGGATCTCGCCGGTCGAGGTCGCGGTCGTCGCGGTCGTCGCCGACGGGGCCGCGGTGCCGCAGGCCGCGAGCCCGGCGGTGACGGCGCCGACGCCGAGCACTGCCAGCATGCGGCGCCTGCTGAGCAGGGTGCCGAGGTCGAACCCGAGACCCTGGTCGACGACCTCGTCGTCGGGGCGGGGCAGGGCACGGCCCTGGTAGCGCGGCATGGCGGGTCCTCCGGTGCGTCGTCGTTCGGGACTGTCGTGCGGAACGAGAACGACGGTAGGAACCGGACATGGGCCCCGGATCGCACCGCCTGTGGACCCGCTGTGGACCCGGGCGGTGACGTGGCCCGCGGGGTCGCACGGTAGGCATGCCCCATGGCCACCGCGACCGTCCGCCCCGCCACCGACGACGACGTGGGCGCGATCATGGCGATCCAGGACCGCACCTGGCGCACCGCCTACGCCGGGCTGCTGCCCGAAGAGGCGTTCGCCGGGCTCACCTCGGACGCCGCGCGCTCGCACTGGAGCGACGCCGTGCACGCCGGCGACGGCTACCACCTGTTCGTCGCCGTCGAGGGGGACGAGACCGTCGGGTTCGCCGCCGCCGCCCGCTACGCCGGGGCCGACGGCCTGGCGATCGCCGAGGTCAGCACGCTCCTGGTGGAGCCGCGCTGGGGCAGGCGCGGGCACGGCGGGCGGCTGCTCGCCGCCGTGGCGGCAGCGCTGCGGGAGTCCGGCTCGGACACCGGGCGCACCTGGGTGCCCGAGGCCGACACCGCCTCACGGAACTTCTACGGCCGCGCCGGCTGGGCGCCCGACGGCGCGGTACGCACGCTGGACACCGGCTCCTCGACGCTGCGCGAGGTCCGCCACGCCGGGACGCTGGACCTGCACCTGGTCGACTGAGGACTCAGCCGAGCCCGAGCAGCGGCTCCAGCCCGATCGTCAGCCCCGGGCGCTCGCGCACGGCACGCACCGCGAGCAGCACGCCCGGCATGAAGCTGGTCCGGTTCATCGAGTCGTGGCGGAGGGTGAACACCTCACCGTCGGTGCCGAGGACGACCTCCTGGTGCGCGATCAGCCCGGGCATCCGGACCGCGTGCACGTGGATGCCCTCGACGACCGCGCCACGGGCGCCGTGCGGGTCGTCGGTGGTGGCGTCGGGAACCTCGCCGAGACCGGCCTCGCGCCGTGCCGCGCCGATCACCGACGCGGTCCGCGCGGCGGTGCCGGACGGGGCGTCGACCTTGCCGGCGTGGTGCAGCTCGATGACCTCGGCGGAGTCGAAGAAGCGGGCGGCCTGCGCCGCGAAGTGCATCATCAGCACTGCGCCGACCCCGAAGTTCGGGGCGACGAGCACGCTGCCCGAGCCGTGCTCGTCGAGGATCGCGCGGACCTCGTCGAACTTGGCGGCGTCGAAGCCGCTGGTCCCGACGACCGGGGCGACCCCGCGTGCCAGGCACTCGCGGATGTTGGCGATTGCGGCGCCGGGGTGTGTGAAGTCGACGGCGACGTCGGCGCCGTCGAGGGCGGACAGGTCGTCGCCCGCGTCCAGCGCGGCGACCAGCTCGGTGTCCTCGGCGGCCTCGACCGCCCGGCACACCTCGCTGCCCATCCGGCCCTTCGCGCCGAGGACCGCCACCTTGATCGTCACCGTGTCCGTACTCACGGGCGTCACCCTACGACGAGGCCGCCGATCCACACCGCGACCGTGACCAGGCCCGCGGCGAGCTCGATCAGGATGCTCCAGCCGACGGCGGTGAGCGCCTCGCGTGCCGATCGCCAGGCAGTGGCGGCGTCGGGCAGGCGCGCCAGCTCGGCCAGCCACACCCCGAGCACGAACCCGAGGAACAGCCCGACGACGGGCACGACGAAGAAGCCGACGACCCCCAGCACGAGCCCCGCGAACAGGGTGCGGGTCGGGACCCCGGCGGCCTTGAGCCGGCGGCCGGGGAGCAGGTACTTCGCGACCTGACCGGCGACCGTGACGAGCACCGCGATGCCGAGCACCCACCAGCCGACCGCGTCACCGCGCGGGACGGCCCAGACCGCCACCCCGCCGACGATCAGCAACGGCCCGGGCAGCACGGGCAGCACGATCCCGGCCAGGCCGACGAGCATCATCAGGCCGGCGACGACGGCGAGGGCGGTCATGGCGCCCAGCCTGCCAGCAGGTCACACGCGTCGAGTGGGCGACATCGCGGTGACGGCCGGCTGTCATCGTCACGAATGGGTAAACGCTGTGATGCTGGCCTATCGATTTCTGGTACTCGCGTGCCAGCCTCGTTGCCATCCGAAACAGTGACACCCGCTCACCGGCGGTCGTCCCACCACCCGTGCGTGCCGGTCACCACCACCACACCGCGGACGAACAGAGAAGAGCAGCGTGCTCCGGTACCTCCTGCGCAGGGGCGCCGGGTGGCTCGCGATGATCGTCGTCGCGACCAACCTGGTCTACTTCCTCGCGAACTCCTTCCTCGACCCCCGGGTCAACTACCTGCAGCTGCGGCCGCCGCGCACGGACGCGGAGATCGCCCGTTCGCTGGGCCAGTACAACCTGGACTCGAACGTCCCGGTCCTGGAGCGCTGGTGGATATGGGTCACCGGGATCGTGACCCGCTGGGACTGGGGCACCAGCCCGATCGGCGACCCGGTGAACGCGCAGGTGGCGTTCCGCGTCGTGGTGTCCGGGCAGCTGGTGTTCTTCTCGCTGTTGCTGTCGATCGTGATCGGGGTGGCGCTCGGGGTCTACTCGGCCCAGCGCCAGTACCGGCTCGGTGACCGCGCCGCCCAGCTGACCTCGGTGTTCACCCTGAACATCCCTTCGGCCGTCGCGGCGCTGGCGGTCGTGTTCGTCGCCATCGCGATCAACCAGGGTGTCGGCGGGACACTGTTCTACGTCGCGGGGTCCGAGTCGCCCGGGGTCACCGGGTTCTGGCCGCTGCTCCTCGACCGGGCCCAGCACCTCGTACTGCCGACGATCTCGCTGCTGATCATCTCCTACGCGGGCTACCACCTGCTGCAGCGCTCGATGCTGCTCGACGTGGTCAACTCCGACTACGTCCGGACCGCACGGGCCAAGGGGCTGACCCGCAGACAGGCCATCCGCCGCCACGGGCTGCGCAGCTCGATGATCCCGGTCGCCACCCAGGTGGCGTTCGCGATCCCGGCGCTGTTCACCGGTGCGGTGATCACCGAGAAGACCTTCGCCTGGCAGGGCATGGGCGACTACTTCATCCGCACCATCTCGACCAACGACATCCACGGCGTCGTCGCCACGGCGGCGTTCGGCGCGGTGACGACGGCGGTCGGCGCCATGCTCGCCGACATCGCGGTCGTCGCCCTCGACCCGAGGGTGCGGGTGGGCTGACATGAGTCTGAACATGCCCGAGCTCGCCCCCACCGTCTCCGACGGTGCCGACGGCGCTCCGGGGCCGGGCGCACCCCGTCGTCGCCGGGGTGCGCGCGCCGCGCTGGTCTGGCGTCGCTACCGGCGCAACCGGCCCGCGATGGCAGGCCTGGTCGTCTTCGGTCTGCTGGTGCTGTTCTCCCTGGTAGGCGGGTTCCTCTCCCCCTACGACCACACCGACGTCGACTTCGCGGCGCTGACCGCGGCGCCGTCGCTGGACCACCCGCTGGGCACCACGGCCGGCGGCAACGACGTCTACGCCCAGGCCGTGCACGGCCTGCAGCGCTCGCTGACCATCGCCGTCACGGTCTCGCTGCTGACCACCCTGATCGCCGCGGTGGTCGGGGCGGGCGCGGCCTACCTGGGCGGCGGCCGGACCTGGGCCCGGCGCGGCGAGCGCGTCCTGCTCACGGTCGTCCACTTCCTGATGGTGGTGCCGTCGTTCCTGATCCTGGCGCTGGCCTCGCAGTGGGGGTCGGGCGACTACCGGATCCTGATCGTCGCCCTGACCCTGCTGGGCTGGATGACCACCGCCCGCGTGGTCTGGACCGTCGCGACGACGCTGCGCGAGCGCGAGTACGTCTCGGCCGCCCGCTTCATGGGGGTGTCCGGGCCGGGGATCGTCTTCCGCCACCTCATCCCGAACATCGGCTCGCTGCTCATCGTCACCTTCACCCTGAACGTGGCGAGCACCGTGCAGAGCGAGACCGCGCTGTCATTCATCGGGTTCGGCGTGCAGATCCCCGACGTCTCGCTGGGCACGATGCTCGCCGACGGCGGCTCCTCGATGGCGACCGCACCGTGGATCTTCATCGTGCCGTCGGTGCTGCTGGTGCTGCTGACCGCGTCGCTCGCGTTCGTCGGCGACGGCCTGCGCGACGCCCTCGACCCGACGTCCCGGGCCGGAGGCAGCGCATGAACGCCCCCGTGCTGTCCGTACGCGACCTGATCGTCGCGTTCCCCTCCGAGGCGGGCCGGGTGGCGGCCGTCCGCGGGGTCGACTTCGACCTGCTGCCCGGGCGCACGCTCGGCATCGTCGGCGAGTCCGGATCCGGCAAGTCGGTGACCTCGCTGGCGGTGATGGGGCTGCTGCCCGAGACGGCGTCGGTGACGGGCTCGATCACTCTGTCCGGCCGCGAGCTGGTCGGGTTGTCCGACGAGGCGATGTCCGGGATCCGCGGCGACGACATCGGGATGATCTTCCAGGACACGCTGTCCTCGCTGACCCCGATCTTCACCGTCGGTGACCAGCTCGTCGAGGCGATGCAGATCCACCGCGACATCGGCCGGGCGAAGGCCCGCGAGCGCGCGGTCGAGCTGCTCGACCTGGTCGGCATCCCCGACCCCCGGCGACGCGTCCGCGCCTTCCCGCACGAGTTCTCCGGCGGCATGCGCCAGCGCGTCATGATCGCGATGGCGATCGCGAACGACCCGGACGTGATCATCGCCGACGAGCCGACGACCGCCCTGGACGTCACCGTGCAGGCGCAGATCCTCGACGTGCTGAAGGTGGCGCGCGACGAGACCGGCGCCGCCGTCGTCATGATCACCCACGACCTGGGCGTGGTCGCCGGGGTCGCCGACGACGTGCTCGTCATGTACGCGGGGCGCCCGGTCGAGACCGCCCCGGTGGACGAGCTGTTCGCCGCGCCGCGGATGCCGTACACGATCGGCCTGCTCGGTGCGGTCCCCCGCGTCGACAGCGTCGAGCGACGCCCGCTGGTCCCGGTGCCGGGCAGCCCACCCGCACCGACCGACCTGCCGACGGGCTGCCCGTTCGCGCCGCGCTGCCCGGTCGCCGTCGACGCCTGCCGCACCGCCGAGCCGCCGCTTCGGCCCGTCCCTGGTCGCGACGGCCACGCCGCCGCCTGCGTGCGGACCGGCGAGATCGTCGACGGTGCGATCGACGGCGAGCTCGTGTTCGCCGTTCCGGACCTCCTCCTCGACGACGACCGCGCCGGCGACCGCGAGGACCGCCCCGCGGTGCTGTCGGTGAGCCACCTGCGCAGGACGTTCCCCCTGATGAAGGGGTCCCTCATGCGACGCCGGGTCGGCACGGTGCACGCCGTCGCCGACGTGAACCTCGACATCCGCCGCGGTGAGACCCTGGGCCTGGTCGGCGAGTCCGGCTGCGGCAAGACCACGACGCTGCTGGAGATCATGAACCTGCTCCCGCCGGAGAGCGGGACGATCGAGATCGCCGGAACCGACGTCGCGACGCTGCGCGGCCGCAGCGACATCGCCGCGCTGCGTCGCGAGATCCAGATCGTGTTCCAGGACCCGATGGGCGCGCTCGACCCGCGCATGACGGTCGGCGACATCCTCACCGAGCCGCTGCGGGCTGCCGGCTGGACCGACCGGGACCGGGTCGCCACCCGGGTCGACGAGCTGATGGCGCTGGTCGGGCTGGATCCGGAGCACGTGGACCGGTTCCCGGCGGCGTTCTCCGGCGGGCAGCGCCAACGCATCGGGATCGCCCGCGCGCTGGCGACGAGGCCGTCGCTGCTGGTGCTCGACGAGCCGGTGTCCGCCCTCGACGTCTCGGTGCAGGCCGGGGTGCTGAACCTGCTCACCGCGTTGCAGCGTGAGCTGGGGCTGAGCTACCTGTTCGTCGCGCACGACCTGTCGGTGGTGCGGCACGTCGCGGACCGGGTCGCGGTCATGTACCTGGGCCGGATCGTGGAGTCCGGCGCGGTCGCCGACGTGTTCGGCAACCCGCAGCATCCCTACACCCAGGCGCTGCTGTCGGCGATCCCGGTGCCGGACCCGCAGGTCGAACGGACCCGGCAGCGGGTTGTGCTCTCCGGGGACCTGCCCAGCCCGACCGACGACGCGCCGGGCTGCGCGTTCCTGGGCCGCTGCCCGCTGGCCCGGACGTTGTCCGAGCAGGAGCGCTCGCGCTGTGCCGGTGAGACCCCCGAGCTCCTGGTCAAGGACGGCGCGAGCGACGCCGACTCCGACCACCGCAACGCCTGCCACTTCCGCTGACCCACCTCTGCCCCGACCGGGGAACCGAACGAAGGAGAGACATGCGCAGACCCATCCGACGCGGGGCGATGACCGCCGCCGTCGCGGCGCTGGCCCTGGTGCTGGCGGGCTGTGGCGGAGGTGGCTCCGGCGGGCCCGCGCAGACGGCCGAGTCGCTGTCGACGACGCCGTCGTACAACGCCCAGCCCTACGAGAACGTCAAGGACGGCGGCCAGGTCACCCTGCCGTTCCGCTCGGACCTGAACCCGCAGTTCAACGTCTTCCAGGGCGACATGACGACCGACACCCGGCTCGCCTGGGGCTTCTACAACCCGCTGGTCATCACATTGAGCCTTTCCCAGTAGTGGGGAGCGGCTGGCGGCGACACGCCGGGGGCGTGGAGGTGCTCAACGAGGGTGCGGGACCCCGGTAGAAGAGGTCGGTCCGCTCAAAGATCGACTCACCACCGAGGTCCCGCGTGCCCGATCCTGTCACCTACACCGCCGTGCTCCCGATCGGGGAGCCCACCGCGTCCATGTTGTCGCGGCTGTTGGCCGAGGAACGCCTCCGGCGCGGGACCCGGCGCGGGCGTCGGGCGCTGGACTGTGACCGCCACGCGGTGCTGGTGCTGCGCTGGTTCCTCGACGCGACCCGGGTCGCCCAGCTCGCCGCCGACAACCAGCTGAGCCTGTCGAGTACCTACCGCTACCTGCACGAAGGCATCGACGTTCTGGCCGCCGCCGCGCCTGGACTGCCCGGCGCGCTGCTCGCGGCCCGCACCGCCGGGCACACCCACGTTCACCTCGACGGCACCGTGATCCACACTGACCGCTCCCGCACTCCCGGACCGACCCCGGGAGTGGATCTGTGGTGGTCGGGTAAGCACCACGTCCACGGCGGGAACGTTCAGGTCCTCACCGCGCCTGACGGGTGGCCGTTGTGGACATCCCCGGTGCGCCCGGGCCGCGAGCACGACACCACCTGCGCCCGCGGCCACCCCGGCCTGCTCGACGCGATCGAGGACTGGACCGACGACACCCACGTCGTGCTCGCCGACCTCGGCTACGACGGTGAGAACACCCGCCTGACCTGCCCGTTCAAGACCCCCACCGGCGGCGGACTGTCGGTGGACAAACGCACCGTCAACACGCTGCACTCCGCCACCCGAGCCCTGGCCGAACGCGGGAACTCCCTGCTCAAGACCACCTTCAAGGCGCTACGCCGGGTCAGCTTCTGCCCCTGGCGGATCGGCGCGATCACCGCCGCCGCGCTCGTTCTCCTCCACGTCGAGCACGACCGAACCACATGATCAACCAGCACCTACTGGGAAAGGCTCACTGTCGCTGTATGCGGGACTGTTTCAAGATCGGTGTTTTCGGCCCGACACGCCGGGCTGAGGTCCGGCGAGATGGGC is a window from the Pseudonocardia sp. HH130629-09 genome containing:
- a CDS encoding HARBI1 family protein; its protein translation is MLSRLLAEERLRRGTRRGRRALDCDRHAVLVLRWFLDATRVAQLAADNQLSLSSTYRYLHEGIDVLAAAAPGLPGALLAARTAGHTHVHLDGTVIHTDRSRTPGPTPGVDLWWSGKHHVHGGNVQVLTAPDGWPLWTSPVRPGREHDTTCARGHPGLLDAIEDWTDDTHVVLADLGYDGENTRLTCPFKTPTGGGLSVDKRTVNTLHSATRALAERGNSLLKTTFKALRRVSFCPWRIGAITAAALVLLHVEHDRTT
- a CDS encoding GNAT family N-acetyltransferase; translated protein: MATATVRPATDDDVGAIMAIQDRTWRTAYAGLLPEEAFAGLTSDAARSHWSDAVHAGDGYHLFVAVEGDETVGFAAAARYAGADGLAIAEVSTLLVEPRWGRRGHGGRLLAAVAAALRESGSDTGRTWVPEADTASRNFYGRAGWAPDGAVRTLDTGSSTLREVRHAGTLDLHLVD
- a CDS encoding ABC transporter permease, producing MLRYLLRRGAGWLAMIVVATNLVYFLANSFLDPRVNYLQLRPPRTDAEIARSLGQYNLDSNVPVLERWWIWVTGIVTRWDWGTSPIGDPVNAQVAFRVVVSGQLVFFSLLLSIVIGVALGVYSAQRQYRLGDRAAQLTSVFTLNIPSAVAALAVVFVAIAINQGVGGTLFYVAGSESPGVTGFWPLLLDRAQHLVLPTISLLIISYAGYHLLQRSMLLDVVNSDYVRTARAKGLTRRQAIRRHGLRSSMIPVATQVAFAIPALFTGAVITEKTFAWQGMGDYFIRTISTNDIHGVVATAAFGAVTTAVGAMLADIAVVALDPRVRVG
- a CDS encoding DUF456 domain-containing protein, which produces MTALAVVAGLMMLVGLAGIVLPVLPGPLLIVGGVAVWAVPRGDAVGWWVLGIAVLVTVAGQVAKYLLPGRRLKAAGVPTRTLFAGLVLGVVGFFVVPVVGLFLGFVLGVWLAELARLPDAATAWRSAREALTAVGWSILIELAAGLVTVAVWIGGLVVG
- the dapB gene encoding 4-hydroxy-tetrahydrodipicolinate reductase: MGSEVCRAVEAAEDTELVAALDAGDDLSALDGADVAVDFTHPGAAIANIRECLARGVAPVVGTSGFDAAKFDEVRAILDEHGSGSVLVAPNFGVGAVLMMHFAAQAARFFDSAEVIELHHAGKVDAPSGTAARTASVIGAARREAGLGEVPDATTDDPHGARGAVVEGIHVHAVRMPGLIAHQEVVLGTDGEVFTLRHDSMNRTSFMPGVLLAVRAVRERPGLTIGLEPLLGLG
- a CDS encoding ABC transporter permease codes for the protein MSLNMPELAPTVSDGADGAPGPGAPRRRRGARAALVWRRYRRNRPAMAGLVVFGLLVLFSLVGGFLSPYDHTDVDFAALTAAPSLDHPLGTTAGGNDVYAQAVHGLQRSLTIAVTVSLLTTLIAAVVGAGAAYLGGGRTWARRGERVLLTVVHFLMVVPSFLILALASQWGSGDYRILIVALTLLGWMTTARVVWTVATTLREREYVSAARFMGVSGPGIVFRHLIPNIGSLLIVTFTLNVASTVQSETALSFIGFGVQIPDVSLGTMLADGGSSMATAPWIFIVPSVLLVLLTASLAFVGDGLRDALDPTSRAGGSA
- a CDS encoding ABC transporter ATP-binding protein; the protein is MNAPVLSVRDLIVAFPSEAGRVAAVRGVDFDLLPGRTLGIVGESGSGKSVTSLAVMGLLPETASVTGSITLSGRELVGLSDEAMSGIRGDDIGMIFQDTLSSLTPIFTVGDQLVEAMQIHRDIGRAKARERAVELLDLVGIPDPRRRVRAFPHEFSGGMRQRVMIAMAIANDPDVIIADEPTTALDVTVQAQILDVLKVARDETGAAVVMITHDLGVVAGVADDVLVMYAGRPVETAPVDELFAAPRMPYTIGLLGAVPRVDSVERRPLVPVPGSPPAPTDLPTGCPFAPRCPVAVDACRTAEPPLRPVPGRDGHAAACVRTGEIVDGAIDGELVFAVPDLLLDDDRAGDREDRPAVLSVSHLRRTFPLMKGSLMRRRVGTVHAVADVNLDIRRGETLGLVGESGCGKTTTLLEIMNLLPPESGTIEIAGTDVATLRGRSDIAALRREIQIVFQDPMGALDPRMTVGDILTEPLRAAGWTDRDRVATRVDELMALVGLDPEHVDRFPAAFSGGQRQRIGIARALATRPSLLVLDEPVSALDVSVQAGVLNLLTALQRELGLSYLFVAHDLSVVRHVADRVAVMYLGRIVESGAVADVFGNPQHPYTQALLSAIPVPDPQVERTRQRVVLSGDLPSPTDDAPGCAFLGRCPLARTLSEQERSRCAGETPELLVKDGASDADSDHRNACHFR
- a CDS encoding 3,4-dioxygenase subunit beta; this encodes MPRYQGRALPRPDDEVVDQGLGFDLGTLLSRRRMLAVLGVGAVTAGLAACGTAAPSATTATTATSTGEIPDETAGPYPGDGSNGANVLTESGVVRSDIRSSFGSGSATAAGVPMTLELTITDMAAAGMAGAAVYVWHCDREGRYSLYSEGLGAENYLRGVQVAGSDGTVRFTSIVPACYDGRWPHVHFEVYPAQADINDAGNAVATSQVALPQDVCAAVYATAGHEQSVTNLAKVSLASDNVFGDDGGALQLATVTGDPTTGYTVALTAAVDVTTQPDAGAAPGGGGPGAGGPPPGS